The Sesamum indicum cultivar Zhongzhi No. 13 linkage group LG6, S_indicum_v1.0, whole genome shotgun sequence genomic interval ACATCAACTGGAAGCCCCACTACACGTTTAATAATCTCTGGTGTTTGAGTCTTGCCTTTCCATGTGGTGAACCATGGTCCTCCTCCAACCTCTACAGCTGCCATGTTACTCGTAACATCCAAAATAACCTGACAAgcaaagaaaatggaaataagAAAGCAACGGGGCAAATAGATTTGACTTCAACATTTTAGTAGCTGTatcttgtaaaatttaaatagccacGGCGTAGATGTTGAATTCCTAAATTACTTCACATTCTTTTCGAAAAGACAAAAGAAGCACCGAAGTTGCCACATAGGGGGGATCTCAAAGGCCATTCCTCCAGACATGTTATCTCATCTAATCCACATCACACCCCTCCACAATTTTTAGAGTCACAATATCAGAAAAAGGCTTAATACATAAACGATAGTTTTAGTCAACATAATGACATAAGCAGAAAGTTCATTTTGGGGTCAAGTAATTTACATGAAACATTTTGTATAGGTTTTAGTCACTATCAAAAAAGTATACTGTACCTTTCCTTCACTTCCATCGTAGCGCCGTTCCCACAATCGCAGTCTTAAGTCAGCAAAACACGTGTCCTTGCAAACTGGAGCAAGCCCTGCCTCAGTGGTGGGAGCACGAAGTGTTGTGCCAGGATCTTTTGTTGTCGCTTCTAATTCCACCTGCTCAGATCAACTTCTGAGAAACAATCCAACATAATCTTTGTGCAAGTTCAACTTGAATGCACCCAGGAAAAGGCAGAAAATCATGTTTAGATTATTTCTTGCAGTTTTCAGGCTAGACcgtagaaaaaaaattaacttaatgtAAATTCATAAAGGAACTATGCACAAGTGTCATACAagaggataaaaatatatcctGAATGATGAATGTAATTACCGTGTACATTTCATTCTCTGCAGAAATGGACCAATGACCCCATGGAGCAATTTCCCAGTTAACCACTCCATTCCATGGtacaaattcataaaaagCCCCATCATAATGAACTCCAAACTGCATGGACAATATGATAAATGGATATTCTTCTATAGGGAACGAATGCATAAACCAGCAGAATCACTGATGAAGACAACAACATGCATTATAACACATCTTCTGAATTAACACTTCCCCAGCTTCCATCATGACTGAGAAAGTTCCCtccaagaaactaaaaatgaacaatcaaatacaaaaaaattgaaatatatcttGAACCCTGTACTACTTCATATATAcgaatatgtatatacatatacatatatgtgtgtctgtgtgtaaACATATATAACGAACCAGCTAAAAATTGCCAAAGCGGGTGCAGGATGCCAAACATACACATACAACTACGTGATAACAGTTTTTAGAACTCAGTTCACTGAAACAGGTATCTTCTGACCATTTCTTGCTCTACAGCATTTTTCCTTGACCATATCttgtataatttattccaATTATCATACACAAGACCAAAACAAAAGCAGGATCCACATTATAGACAAGTACCAGGGCAGCATTCTCAAAAGTCTCACTCAACCCAGGCACCTGCCTCAATCCACCAGCAGCAGTCAAAGCAACTTCTCCATCCGCTCCTTCAAAGACATTACATTGCACCTAAAAAGAAGAACAGACACTAAGCATGGATGAAATATGATGCAAAAGGATGAATCAATAAATAGTCTAGTAAAAGATTTAACTCATCTTATgtgagattttattttatcctcGAAATCATTAGAAATCATCACCAACAATTAGGCTAATGTCAATAAATAGAAAGTTACGTAAGGGCCAATTCACATGAACAATCTGCATCTTCTGTTATTTAGTCAACTAGAGAATCTGCTCTGACGAAGAAATAAGAAACATAATCAGTAATTGATAACCATGTACCCAGAACCACTTCCTGGGGAAGCCCGCACCCCAATTCTTTTCAGAATATGACGGAGCATTTTTAAACTCGTATAGCTTATCATCCCATTCAATCCAACCTACagtaagaaaacaaagaaagattAGCTCACAATAATGAAAGAAAGTAATAATTTCTTTCCTCATATGTTATGCAGCAAAGGAAAAGGGATAAAAGTGAAGCCTAGAATGTGCCATGTATTGTGTGTTTAGCTCCAATTGGAGCCATGATATGTAAAaccaataaagaaaaatttattactttccTAAGATCAAACCCAAATGCTGTCCAGATTATAGGACATCAACAACCATGGAGGTTCTAAGATGGCAAATAAATACTTCTTCAATCAGCAAACTATGTGAAGCCACTGAAAGAGAAGTTTATCAAGAACATGGCCTTAACTAGTAACATACTCAGATAAGACACAAGCTTTATCAGATGGCACGGAGATGCAAAGTATCTTTCTTGCTCATGCATCAACTTCATAGAGTTGCTTTCTACAATGGAAGGCTACATCACTCGAAGTGTACAGTATGATTTGCTACCAAGGGCTACAACTAGAAGAacacatattatatatgtgtttaGTCTTTTGCTATCACCAGTCTTAATATTGGAGAACTTAAGGTCAACAGgtgcaaaagaaaattttaggaaatacAAGCAAAGACCTGTTGAAAGTCCGCCTGCCATGCATATCTGCCAGTGAGGTTCAAAGACGGGAAATGCAGCAAGCCATCCTGCCGTCGACTTTTGCTTGGACCCAACATTTCCCCATCCATAAACAGGACGGGTGCTGTATGCCCAGCGTGCAGTCTTCACAATCTCGGTGTAATTCGTCCTGTCAAGCTAAATCATGTCAAAACAAGCAACATATAAATGGTTAAAGAAGTTCCAAACATATAGATAAAAAGTTGCTATTGTAGCATGTATAGAAAAGTTCAACAGTTAGAAGTTATGTGGATTTCGCTTGTAATTCGAAGAAGGGCGCTTATCAGAACTACAATCTCAGAAGTGCTCTGTTTAAGAAATTAGTTGTTCAATAATGAAAAGCGTAGAGAAATCCAGGTTAAAATGCTTCAAAATGAGTGCAAAGACCAATGAATGAGAACAGGCTGGAAGCATCCTTCACCTTATTTGGTTTCATCTTCCCATAGCCAACCTGATTAAATTGGCAAAAACTCCAAATAGTTCCAGCCATAGGTACTCGGAGCTAAAATGGGTACTTTGATATGGAACTGGAAGAATTGGAAAAATCTAAAAATGCCAGTTAGATGCAATGTGccatgatattaaatattgtcaAGAAGGTTTACCTTCCATCGTCACGAATAAAGCCTTGGTGCCAAAGTGGGGTTACTTGGAAGCCCTCCACAACTCTTCGGTTGAACTCCTGACAATCAACTTGATTCAGTTACCTTCAAAACTACTATGTTTGAAGCCACCTTATGATATGGAAAGGCCTTAACTCGATTAAACTAGTAAAAGTCTGCTTGTTAAgatgaaattattgtaaaacAACAGCAATTTTAGTGATTTTCAATACAAGTGCCTCAGACTAGGCGATTTGGGGAGGGTGAGAAATTAGGCAGAAAATGAGGAGGAAATAGTTAAATTGTTCAAGTAAAGCATGAATAAGCATTTTGTTCACAGTTCTTAAATGGTTTCGGACTGTGtcaataagaaaatatgatgtgGAAAAACTCAAAAACATGTTGTAAGCAATACTAACCAGACACAAGTTAGACCTAACACCTATATAGAGGAAGAGAACGAAGAGGACTCATGCTGACCTGTGGAGGTATCTCTTTCTTTGGAGGCTGCATCTTCTCTTGTGCCACAAAAGTATTACCTAGCGTCAGCTCATCCCTGTCTACCAAACAGAATATCAATTACACGACCacattaaaaagaatattaataatgacTGAATGCCCATCAAACATCTACTAGGTTCCCTCTTTCCCATGGCTCATAGATATTTGATTTCcctctaaaatttaaaaaataaacactcTTGATGGGCAACATTGAGCAGATGAGCTTTCGCTGAACAGAAACATTGGTTGATAGACAGTagcaatttatatatttattacaaagaGACATACTTCCCCAAAAGTTCTGAGATTCTTCAGTGTACTGACAAATATACTTGTCATCAGCCCCTAGAATTTGAGCTCCAACACCAGTAAATCGAGGTCCATACTGTACCTCCTCCAGTGTGCTTAATTTTTTGCGAAATGCTGGGTTCTCAACAGAATACATGAAGCAGAAACTCTGTCTACATTCTGGTATTGACACCTTGAAGTACCAGCCCTCAAAAAATTTCCGAGAAGTCCCATCAAAATGGTACCtgagaaaagaaatatgataaagaggaaaagaaaattgaggaCAACATGCATCAAGCAGCacacagaaaaattaattttattttccccCTCCACTAAGTTGATGATTATTTACTCCTGGATgttatattgatcatatatatgctaAAATATGTATCTACTATCTACTGACATGAACTTGGACACAGACTCGATTAAGGTAAAACATGTAATTCAATATGTAGTAACAACTTTGTAATGAAGCTGTCCCTAATCACACCTTCAACCAATTGCTTAAATATGCATATTTGTCCTATGAAATATGTCTATACCCACATCGAAACTAAGTAAATACTAATGATCAGATGCATTCTCTATCTCAATAGGGGTATCCAAGATACAAGCTGTAACGTGTAGCTTTTGCCACAGAAGTCAATCTTCAGTCTTACCTTTTCATCACGAGATGTAAACTGAATAAAATTCTAAACCTACTGGATCTCAGCTTGAACTGAATTTGAGCTTGCAAAATATGTGCTCATGCAAATCTATACACTTCGTCTCTACAACAACTCCCGAAGCTTGAAATTTGAAGTCAAGCAGACACCAGATTGACAACCCAAATCAAAAtgtcaataatatcaaatcaaTAAAGCAAACAATTTACGAAAGCCCGAACGTAACTAGTACTGAACAAAAATCACAAGTGTTTTCCAGCACATACAGAGCAGCAATATTCAGAATCGTGCAATTCATAACAATAAATCAACAGCCTTTCTATCACctgcaatttttttcactttcacaAACAAAAAGCTACGAACTTCGAAGTAGCGCCGCATAACAAAGtaacagaagaaaaaaaagatcaaaaatTACCCGCTGTGAGGAGTTCGGATTGGGCGATTAGGAGGCGTCGGCTCATAGACAGGTTCCACATGAACAATCTCCTTTCTAGGCTCATCAACTAGAGAGGAACTAATCGAGTCGGCTCCGAACACGGATTTTACTGCAAACGGGTGGCGGAATTTTTTCCCGAAACGCAGCTCCGGTGCTGAAAATTGAAGTCTTGCGGCAGCTTTATGAGGAATCATCAACGAATTAAAACATGGACAGTTGGCCATCGCAGCAAGACTCTCCATTGCGAAGAGTACGAGGAGAGGAGAAAGACACTGGAATGTTTAACTCTTACCTGTGAAGGTGTATGAATCTGTGTATGAGGCGGAGAAACAAAGAGGCGGAACGGCAGCGACACTTGGTAACATGTGGCTTTACGTGGCGTAGTAGAAATCATGATTCAACATTAATATTTGCCATAAACGATGAGAATTTTGAAACTTCACGCATTAACACCACTCAAACTCATAACCTTTAATTATGAATCTTCGTTTTGTCATCTAAATTAGGTCTTATGAAGTATTATCCACACTATCTTATTATATCATGGgctttttattgttaaattttcttgaatctGAGGGGattggtttcttttttctttttatttttggaacaaTAAGTTGTGCTTAATTAAGGGTGggatcatttttcaatttgatacGGGTCGGAGAAGTATGCAAATTAGGTGAATGTCAGgagcaaatattttaaattcactaataaatattgcataattttacataaatacaacattatttcggagtaataataaaaatagtttttcaattatttcacATAACTAGACCTATCTTTCACAAATAATAGGCAAGATCAAGAAGATGATGTTCCATTTCACTGTAATTCAGTTTGGCCCCTGAGCTGTTGCATTTTCACTCTCACCTTCTTCAGATGCCTTCCAAAATGGGCTTTGAAGCTAATGACATATGAACAAATAACCGCATGAAGCTTAAGAGAGTGATCACAAATGCCAACTCAATGTTTGATTTTACATCGGCAAGATACCAAGAAATGAACACTAAGGCATCATACATGTCGACAATGGCAATCAAGAGTAGCATGATGCAGAATGCAAGAAGAAGGCATATCAAGATGACGAAAGtaacaagaagaagaacacAAGATATGAATGAAGCATGAAGAAGTGAGAGGAGGATGAGATCATGATTTGGTATCATCGAACGATGGTTTTGCGCAGGGGgcagaagagaaagaaaataaacaatgtGTTTTTGTCCAAAGAGAGGAGGGAACTTACTTTTTATTTGGGAACAAGAAGGAAAGAATGAAGTGAGTTCCACTCATTCTGTCCATACCGGAACTTCTTGAATAGAAGAAATGTACAGAGGTAGTGGCACCCTTGCGTTCGCAGAGCATTTGGTTAGCCGTAACAAAGGTAGATCACAGATGTGTAGAACTACCGACTCGAATATCAGAAAATCCCAACATGCTATGTAGTTGGAAAGTCGATGAACGAAAATAACCATAATGGGCTCATGGGAACATTTGCAAATCTTCAAGCAAGTGAAGGCATGAATTTGTCGACTGCCCTAACTAGATGGCAACAGAGTTGCCATTGGACAGATAACCGGCAACCGTCGAAACATTTAAAATCAGCAGCTGTACATAACTTATACTCAACCTTGAGAAACAGGGGAAATAATATACAGAAGATCAATCTGACAATTTCCAGTTTCTGTAATTTGGACGAGGATTTCTTGCACAAAAATTTCTAGGAAATGACTCATCTTACCTTACTCAAATGTCAAATTTTCACTCAAGTGGAACGATAGTGGCCAAACTATTACTTGCAAATCAGTTATGAGGATAAGGAT includes:
- the LOC105164753 gene encoding probable tocopherol cyclase, chloroplastic — translated: MESLAAMANCPCFNSLMIPHKAAARLQFSAPELRFGKKFRHPFAVKSVFGADSISSSLVDEPRKEIVHVEPVYEPTPPNRPIRTPHSGYHFDGTSRKFFEGWYFKVSIPECRQSFCFMYSVENPAFRKKLSTLEEVQYGPRFTGVGAQILGADDKYICQYTEESQNFWGNRDELTLGNTFVAQEKMQPPKKEIPPQEFNRRVVEGFQVTPLWHQGFIRDDGRTNYTEIVKTARWAYSTRPVYGWGNVGSKQKSTAGWLAAFPVFEPHWQICMAGGLSTGWIEWDDKLYEFKNAPSYSEKNWGAGFPRKWFWVQCNVFEGADGEVALTAAGGLRQVPGLSETFENAALFGVHYDGAFYEFVPWNGVVNWEIAPWGHWSISAENEMYTVELEATTKDPGTTLRAPTTEAGLAPVCKDTCFADLRLRLWERRYDGSEGKVILDVTSNMAAVEVGGGPWFTTWKGKTQTPEIIKRVVGLPVDVEGMFGLAPFLRPPGL
- the LOC105164753 gene encoding probable tocopherol cyclase, chloroplastic isoform X1, which translates into the protein MLPSVAAVPPLCFSASYTDSYTFTAAARLQFSAPELRFGKKFRHPFAVKSVFGADSISSSLVDEPRKEIVHVEPVYEPTPPNRPIRTPHSGYHFDGTSRKFFEGWYFKVSIPECRQSFCFMYSVENPAFRKKLSTLEEVQYGPRFTGVGAQILGADDKYICQYTEESQNFWGNRDELTLGNTFVAQEKMQPPKKEIPPQEFNRRVVEGFQVTPLWHQGFIRDDGRTNYTEIVKTARWAYSTRPVYGWGNVGSKQKSTAGWLAAFPVFEPHWQICMAGGLSTGWIEWDDKLYEFKNAPSYSEKNWGAGFPRKWFWVQCNVFEGADGEVALTAAGGLRQVPGLSETFENAALFGVHYDGAFYEFVPWNGVVNWEIAPWGHWSISAENEMYTVELEATTKDPGTTLRAPTTEAGLAPVCKDTCFADLRLRLWERRYDGSEGKVILDVTSNMAAVEVGGGPWFTTWKGKTQTPEIIKRVVGLPVDVEGMFGLAPFLRPPGL
- the LOC105164753 gene encoding probable tocopherol cyclase, chloroplastic isoform X2, whose amino-acid sequence is MLPSVAAVPPLCFSASYTDSYTFTAAARLQFSAPELRFGKKFRHPFAVKSVFGADSISSSLVDEPRKEIVHVEPVYEPTPPNRPIRTPHSGYHFDGTSRKFFEGWYFKVSIPECRQSFCFMYSVENPAFRKKLSTLEEVQYGPRFTGVGAQILGADDKYICQYTEESQNFWGNRDELTLGNTFVAQEKMQPPKKEIPPQEFNRRVVEGFQVTPLWHQGFIRDDGRTNYTEIVKTARWAYSTRPVYGWGNVGSKQKSTAGWLAAFPVFEPHWQICMAGGLSTGWIEWDDKLYEFKNAPSYSEKNWGAGFPRKWFWVQCNVFEGADGEVALTAAGGLRQVPGLSETFENAALVELEATTKDPGTTLRAPTTEAGLAPVCKDTCFADLRLRLWERRYDGSEGKVILDVTSNMAAVEVGGGPWFTTWKGKTQTPEIIKRVVGLPVDVEGMFGLAPFLRPPGL